A DNA window from Eretmochelys imbricata isolate rEreImb1 chromosome 3, rEreImb1.hap1, whole genome shotgun sequence contains the following coding sequences:
- the ETAA1 gene encoding ewing's tumor-associated antigen 1 isoform X1 encodes MASRRRKAGDKLRLRSPAPETRSGGGRCRRRRAAATGESGPEDGGAAAAVAADPSNKSKAEESCLYKTPKRSLNSRSRLPTFSSPANDTDIQQEIFWDPHSPITHKLGNERKKQATSRCTVDISDIVNRIAPQDEKRGCSEGSLLGMWIGEDAIPCTPGVVKVRTRTKLNGTRDHKIKNTEEELMKLAKQFDRNQVELDIIQEQDGQCNGFIKTTSEAETLNNYKDDAQMKNLQSFLDEDSETPTVLSLKPVKESTGIPALECQTSSQKSLDLEAEVALNALFDCSTQKCSGQLSQDLSAISLNNSFHESKSPLVEEKHAFKESTVIKQHIAKEMCQKQDSTCASESVNQIAAPEAKNIPLLPKQSLTSSKIESLISSKPAEVAHDDFDDWDIDLLADDSFVMQITQTPKLISTPEKALSARKKPSTHAFNGLSKTKERTNTSNSVIGVSFSSKSNSIQYAPLKQNSKTIQDAAKSLSFQKPNNEMENSKIQTGFLHVEHDVKAYKKNSTWKSAQNKVSDYTSLISVQSDLKNGMERIQPKCGPTSFPVKGSSSILIHCNPHRTQAGKHGNNKHNIFPQSSISTNAKPNDLVKMVTCTGVADLKQSEMPKKCPVSSDDWNDPKFPDEVLDMFCESDSLWDTNCEDDDLLYQVCDDVEKQTQNQDIRHGNKKAIIIKGASITSKSDADNSFTASKKGLPNHPLAQKISADQDTSSMGTPCTKSSRVTDRLTTFGNVVNCTNSANPIAVMANVPIQHRYTHSQNYNKTASANTTTSVPGKWYRSNSVPAGSLSSEIDPVNITNRCANAFNGGCNQDLSHNTGKIQNNSCMNKMSVVPSKFTFKKINNSHVAVHVDPKSICVGGTSGIKVTQQGLEESKNQLNIPLDGKIKMNQKPPFKRHLSESLAESTTAFVIEQKNRKCSQEEIERKKQEALARRKSRMQTFVKDT; translated from the exons AATCATGTTTATATAAGACTCCGAAGAGATCATTAAATAGCAGATCAAGGTTACCTACCTTCAGTTCTCCAGCCAATGATACTGATATACAACAAGAAATTTTTTGGGATCCTCATTCGCCAATTACACACAAACTAG GTaatgaaagaaagaaacaggCTACCAGTAGATGTACAGTTGACATTTCAGATATTGTTAATCGTATTGCTCCACAG GATGAAAAACGAGGCTGTTCTGAGGGATCTCTTCTAGGGATGTGGATTGGTGAGGATGCTATTCCCTGTACACCTGGAGTAGTAAAAGTGAGAACTAGGACAAAATTAAATGGTACACG AgatcataaaataaaaaatactgaaGAGGAACTGATGAAGTTGGCTAAGCAATTTGATAGAAACCAGGTAGAGCTAGATATAATCCAGGAGCAAGATGGTCAGTGCAATGGTTTTATTAAGACTACTTCAGAGGCAGAGACTTTAAATAATTATAAAGATGATGCACAGATGAAAAATCTGCAGTCATTCCTTGATGAAGATTCTGAAACACCTACTGTTCTGTCCTTGAAGCCAGTTAAAGAGAGCACTGGCATCCCTGCTCTAGAATGTCAAACTAGCAGCCAGAAGTCTTTAGACCTTGAGGCCGAAGTGGCCCTTAATGCCCTTTTTGATTGCTCTACCCAGAAATGTAGTGGACAGTTGAGCCAAGACCTATCAGCTATTTCCCTAAACAATAGTTTCCATGAAAGCAAAAGCCCCTTGGTGGAGGAGAAGCACGCTTTTAAGGAAAGTACAGTAATCAAGCAGCACATTGCTAAAGAGATGTGCCAGAAGCAAGATTCAACATGTGCATCAGAAAGTGTGAACCAGATTGCAGCTCCAGAAGCTAAGAATATTCCTTTGCTGCCAAAACAAAGTTTAACATCGTCTAAGATAGAATCATTGATCTCTAGTAAGCCTGCTGAAGTAGCTCATGATGACTTTGATGATTGGGATATTGATTTATTGGCAGATGATTCCTTTGTAATGCAGATTACCCAGACACCTAAACTGATTAGTACTCCTGAAAAAGCTTTATCAGCTCGTAAAAAGCCAAGCACACATGCTTTCAATGGCCTTAGTAAAACTAAGGAAAGAACAAATACTTCTAATTCTGTAATTGGTGTTAGTTTTTCATCCAAATCCAACAGTATTCAATATGCACCTCTGAAACAAAATAGTAAAACAATACAAGATGCTGCAAAATCTCTTTCTTTCCAGAAACCAAATAATGAGATGGAAAATTCAAAGATACAGACTGGGTTTTTACATGTGGAGCATGATGTTAAAGCTTATAAGAAAAATTCCACTTGGAAAAGTGCCCAAAACAAAGTTTCTGACTATACTTCTCTTATTTCAGTGCAATCTGACCTTAAGAATGGAATGGAACGAATTCAGCCTAAATGTGGTCCCACCAGTTTTCCTGTAAAAGGATCCTCTTCCATCTTGATACACTGTAATCCTCATAGAACACAGGCTGGAAAACATGGAAATAACAAACACAATATTTTCCCTCAGTCATCCATTTCTACTAATGCGAAGCCTAATGATCTAGTGAAGATGGTGACCTGTACTGGCGTGGCTGACCTAAAACAATCTGAAATGCCTAAGAAATGTCCTGTGTCATCTGATGATTGGAATGATCCTAAGTTTCCTGATGAAGTTTTAGATATGTTTTGTGAATCTGATAGTCTTTGGGACACAAACTGCGAAGATGATGATTTGTTGTATCAGGTGTGTGATGATGTAGAAAAACAAACTCAGAACCAAGACATTAGACATGGAAACAAAAAAGCAATAATTATAAAAGGAGCCAGTATTACTTCCAAATCTGATGCTGATAACAGCTTCACAGCATCTAAGAAAGGACTGCCTAATCACCCATTGGCACAAAAAATCAGTGCCGACCAGGACACCAGCTCGATGGGCACTCCTTGTACAAAGTCCTCAAGGGTTACAGACAGATTAACTACATTTGGAAATGTAGTGAACTGTACAAATTCTGCAAATCCTATAGCTGTAATGGCAAATGTTCCTATACAACACAGGTATACCCATTCCCAAAACTATAATAAAACTGCTTCTGCAAATACTACAACCAGTGTTCCAGGAAAATGGTATCGGTCTAATTCTGTGCCTGCAGGAAGCCTCAGTTCTGAAATTGATCCAGTTAACATAACAAATAGGTGTGCTAATGCTTTTAATGGGGGCTGCAACCAAGATCTTTCACACAACACAGGAAAGATACAAAATAACAGTTGTATGAACAAAATGTCAGTTGTGCCTtcaaagtttacatttaaaaagattAACAATTCCCATGTTGCTGTTCATGTGGATCCTAAAAGTATATGTGTAGGAGGCACTTCTGGAATCAAAGTTACTCAGCAGGGTTTAGAAGAAAGCAAGAATCAACTGAATATCCCTTTGGATGGGAAGATTAAAATGAATCAAAAGCCACCTTTTAAGAGGCACCTTTCAGAATCTCTGGCAGAGTCGACAACAG CATTTGTGATagaacagaaaaacagaaaatgttctcAAGAAGAAAttgaaaggaaaaaacaagaagctCTTGCTCGAAGAAAATCCAGAATGCAAACATTTGTCAAAGATACTTGA
- the ETAA1 gene encoding ewing's tumor-associated antigen 1 isoform X2, protein MKERNRLPVDVQLTFQILLIVLLHRDHKIKNTEEELMKLAKQFDRNQVELDIIQEQDGQCNGFIKTTSEAETLNNYKDDAQMKNLQSFLDEDSETPTVLSLKPVKESTGIPALECQTSSQKSLDLEAEVALNALFDCSTQKCSGQLSQDLSAISLNNSFHESKSPLVEEKHAFKESTVIKQHIAKEMCQKQDSTCASESVNQIAAPEAKNIPLLPKQSLTSSKIESLISSKPAEVAHDDFDDWDIDLLADDSFVMQITQTPKLISTPEKALSARKKPSTHAFNGLSKTKERTNTSNSVIGVSFSSKSNSIQYAPLKQNSKTIQDAAKSLSFQKPNNEMENSKIQTGFLHVEHDVKAYKKNSTWKSAQNKVSDYTSLISVQSDLKNGMERIQPKCGPTSFPVKGSSSILIHCNPHRTQAGKHGNNKHNIFPQSSISTNAKPNDLVKMVTCTGVADLKQSEMPKKCPVSSDDWNDPKFPDEVLDMFCESDSLWDTNCEDDDLLYQVCDDVEKQTQNQDIRHGNKKAIIIKGASITSKSDADNSFTASKKGLPNHPLAQKISADQDTSSMGTPCTKSSRVTDRLTTFGNVVNCTNSANPIAVMANVPIQHRYTHSQNYNKTASANTTTSVPGKWYRSNSVPAGSLSSEIDPVNITNRCANAFNGGCNQDLSHNTGKIQNNSCMNKMSVVPSKFTFKKINNSHVAVHVDPKSICVGGTSGIKVTQQGLEESKNQLNIPLDGKIKMNQKPPFKRHLSESLAESTTAFVIEQKNRKCSQEEIERKKQEALARRKSRMQTFVKDT, encoded by the exons atgaaagaaagaaacaggCTACCAGTAGATGTACAGTTGACATTTCAGATATTGTTAATCGTATTGCTCCACAG AgatcataaaataaaaaatactgaaGAGGAACTGATGAAGTTGGCTAAGCAATTTGATAGAAACCAGGTAGAGCTAGATATAATCCAGGAGCAAGATGGTCAGTGCAATGGTTTTATTAAGACTACTTCAGAGGCAGAGACTTTAAATAATTATAAAGATGATGCACAGATGAAAAATCTGCAGTCATTCCTTGATGAAGATTCTGAAACACCTACTGTTCTGTCCTTGAAGCCAGTTAAAGAGAGCACTGGCATCCCTGCTCTAGAATGTCAAACTAGCAGCCAGAAGTCTTTAGACCTTGAGGCCGAAGTGGCCCTTAATGCCCTTTTTGATTGCTCTACCCAGAAATGTAGTGGACAGTTGAGCCAAGACCTATCAGCTATTTCCCTAAACAATAGTTTCCATGAAAGCAAAAGCCCCTTGGTGGAGGAGAAGCACGCTTTTAAGGAAAGTACAGTAATCAAGCAGCACATTGCTAAAGAGATGTGCCAGAAGCAAGATTCAACATGTGCATCAGAAAGTGTGAACCAGATTGCAGCTCCAGAAGCTAAGAATATTCCTTTGCTGCCAAAACAAAGTTTAACATCGTCTAAGATAGAATCATTGATCTCTAGTAAGCCTGCTGAAGTAGCTCATGATGACTTTGATGATTGGGATATTGATTTATTGGCAGATGATTCCTTTGTAATGCAGATTACCCAGACACCTAAACTGATTAGTACTCCTGAAAAAGCTTTATCAGCTCGTAAAAAGCCAAGCACACATGCTTTCAATGGCCTTAGTAAAACTAAGGAAAGAACAAATACTTCTAATTCTGTAATTGGTGTTAGTTTTTCATCCAAATCCAACAGTATTCAATATGCACCTCTGAAACAAAATAGTAAAACAATACAAGATGCTGCAAAATCTCTTTCTTTCCAGAAACCAAATAATGAGATGGAAAATTCAAAGATACAGACTGGGTTTTTACATGTGGAGCATGATGTTAAAGCTTATAAGAAAAATTCCACTTGGAAAAGTGCCCAAAACAAAGTTTCTGACTATACTTCTCTTATTTCAGTGCAATCTGACCTTAAGAATGGAATGGAACGAATTCAGCCTAAATGTGGTCCCACCAGTTTTCCTGTAAAAGGATCCTCTTCCATCTTGATACACTGTAATCCTCATAGAACACAGGCTGGAAAACATGGAAATAACAAACACAATATTTTCCCTCAGTCATCCATTTCTACTAATGCGAAGCCTAATGATCTAGTGAAGATGGTGACCTGTACTGGCGTGGCTGACCTAAAACAATCTGAAATGCCTAAGAAATGTCCTGTGTCATCTGATGATTGGAATGATCCTAAGTTTCCTGATGAAGTTTTAGATATGTTTTGTGAATCTGATAGTCTTTGGGACACAAACTGCGAAGATGATGATTTGTTGTATCAGGTGTGTGATGATGTAGAAAAACAAACTCAGAACCAAGACATTAGACATGGAAACAAAAAAGCAATAATTATAAAAGGAGCCAGTATTACTTCCAAATCTGATGCTGATAACAGCTTCACAGCATCTAAGAAAGGACTGCCTAATCACCCATTGGCACAAAAAATCAGTGCCGACCAGGACACCAGCTCGATGGGCACTCCTTGTACAAAGTCCTCAAGGGTTACAGACAGATTAACTACATTTGGAAATGTAGTGAACTGTACAAATTCTGCAAATCCTATAGCTGTAATGGCAAATGTTCCTATACAACACAGGTATACCCATTCCCAAAACTATAATAAAACTGCTTCTGCAAATACTACAACCAGTGTTCCAGGAAAATGGTATCGGTCTAATTCTGTGCCTGCAGGAAGCCTCAGTTCTGAAATTGATCCAGTTAACATAACAAATAGGTGTGCTAATGCTTTTAATGGGGGCTGCAACCAAGATCTTTCACACAACACAGGAAAGATACAAAATAACAGTTGTATGAACAAAATGTCAGTTGTGCCTtcaaagtttacatttaaaaagattAACAATTCCCATGTTGCTGTTCATGTGGATCCTAAAAGTATATGTGTAGGAGGCACTTCTGGAATCAAAGTTACTCAGCAGGGTTTAGAAGAAAGCAAGAATCAACTGAATATCCCTTTGGATGGGAAGATTAAAATGAATCAAAAGCCACCTTTTAAGAGGCACCTTTCAGAATCTCTGGCAGAGTCGACAACAG CATTTGTGATagaacagaaaaacagaaaatgttctcAAGAAGAAAttgaaaggaaaaaacaagaagctCTTGCTCGAAGAAAATCCAGAATGCAAACATTTGTCAAAGATACTTGA